AGCCCTCCCCCTCCTAAAGAGGGAGCTGACTATTATCAGGACCCCCAAGTAGGGTATTATCCTGAATATGTAGGAGAGAGATGTCAGGTTCAAGCCAGGGTTGATAAGCTGGATCTTGACAGGAAGATAGAGAGAAATAGCATCGAAGAAGCCGAAGATGAAGCTGCCAGCTATTGATAGGGCCGGATTCCATCCGCTCAATGCCACTATAGCCAGAGCTATGAAACCCCTTCCCGCTGAGATGTACCTAGTGAACTGGCCTATCCACCCCACCACTATATAAGCCCCTCCTATCCCAGTCAGAGTGGCCCCGAGCAAAGTAGCGAGGAACCTCGTCCTGAGGACGTTCACCCCCATAGCCTCAGCGGCTCTTGGATCCTCACCGCAAGCCCTCAATCTTAGGCCCGAAGATGTCCTGAAGAGCCAGAACCAGCAGATTATCGCTATAATCAGGGCTATGGGGAGCAGGGGAGATATGTAGAGGGGGGCCCCGAAGAATGGGATCTTTGATACCATGGGAGAGGCTCCATGATGGCCCCAGGTGTTTATCAAACCCAGTATGCTTATCCCGTATGCGAAAGTATTGAAGCCGACGCCAGCTATTATCTGATCTCCCCTCAGGTAGACGCTTATGAATCCGTGGAGCAAGCCGGCTGAGAGGCCGGAGAGGGCGCCGGCTAGGAGGCCCAAGTAGGGGTCGTTCGTGCTGAAGGTCACGAGGGAGGATACGAAGGCTGAGAGTATGAGTATCCCCTCTAGCCCTATGTTAACTACCCCGCTCCTCTCAGTGACTATCTCACCGACGCTAGCTAGTAGGAGGGGTATCATCGCCACTAGAGCTTGAGAAGTCAGGCTCAGGAGATCCTCTATCATCTTCTCACCCTCAAAATCCTCACCAAATAGGGGACTGAGAGGACTATCACTATCATCCCTATAAGAGCATCAGCTAGCTCCGTTGGAACTCTAGCCCTCAATTCAGCAGCCTCCCCTCCTATCAGGAGCATTGAGAGGAAAATGGATGAGAGTATTATGCCTATGGGGTTGTTCCTGCCTAGGAGGCCGGCCCCTATTCCAGCGAAGCCCATCCCGTAGAGCCCGGACATCGTGGAATCTATAGCATGGGTGTGCCCTAGGATGAGGAGGGAGCCGCCCAGACCGCTCATAGCTCCTCCGATGATCATAGATATTATTATTGAGCTCTCCGGATTGAATCCAGCGTATCTAGCTGTCCTAGGTGAGATGCCGACGACCCTCATTCTGTAGCCCAGGGCCGAGTGATATATGAGGAAGTACATAGCCAGAGAGGTGAGCACAGCTATAGGAAATATGATAGGTATGGAGAGTGACTGTATCCTCAGATAATCTATCCTAGCGGCCTTGGGGACCGAGACGGATTGGTACGGCATTAGGGGATCGAAGAGGTAAGTCGATATTAGATAGAGGAGGGAGAAGTAGATCATCCAGTTGAACATTATCGAAGTTACCACTTCGTTGACACCCCTCTTCACCTTTATCAAAGCTATTAGGGCTGAGAGAAGGCCTCCAGCTGCCATGCCAATGAGCATAGAGAGGAGGGGGTTCCCCGTAACATATGCTATCAGTAGGGAGGCTAGGGCCCCAAGGTAGAACTGCCCCTCCCCTCCTATATTGAAGACACCGACTAAAGAGGGTATTGAGAAAGCTAGGGCTGTGAGGATCAGGGGGGTGCTCCTTATCATCAGGTAAGTGGGGTTGCTCAGGCCCTCCCTTATGACTATCGAGAAGACTATGTTGGCATCGTATCCCATTAAAATGAGCATGATATAGCCGATGAAGAAGCTCAGGATTATTGAGAGGGATACCTCGAGTATTATCCTACGCATTCACACCACCCATCAGCAATCCCAGCCTCTCGAGGGTGAGGTTCTCGCTCCTCTCAATCCCCACAAACTTCCCCTCATAAATAACGGCTATCCTATCGCACAACTCGAATATCTCATCCAGATCGCTCGATATCAATATTATGGATCTCCCCTCCTCCCTGAACTTGAGTAAGGTACTCCTTATGAACTCCGTAGCGGCCACATCGAGCCCCTGAGTGGGTTCACTCACTATCAGGACTTTAGGAGCTTTTATAATCTCCCTTCCGACTAGCAGCCTCTGCTGATTACCGCCACTCAGGTACTTAACCTGACTCCTCACCGAGCCCACTATGTTGAACCTCTCTATTATCTCCCCAGCTCTACCCGAAGCTAGAGGCCAGATTATCCTGCCTCCTCTCCCCAGGAAGCTCCTCAGGCTAGTGAGGATGGAGTTCTCCATCAAGTTCATCTCTAGGACCAAGCCCACTGCCCTGGAATCCGGAATATATGCCAAGCCCTCCCTATACCTAGCTTCAGCCGGTAGGTCAGTTATATCCCTACCATCCAAGAGTATCCTTCCCCTCTCCGCCCTCCTCATCCCAGCCAGAGCTTCAGCGAGCTCCAACTGTCCGTTCCCCTGGACACCAGCTATCCCAAATATCTCGCCCTCATGGAGTTCGAAGGATACTCCCTTAACTGCATGGAGCCCTCTATCATCCCTCACCCATAGGTCCTCGACCCTCATGACCTCTCCACCCGGGGAGGAGGCGCTCCTCTTAGCCGGAACGATGCCCCTGCCGACCATCATAATGGCTAGCTCCTCCTCGCTCACCGAGGGGGTTTCGTAAGTGCCCACTCTCTCCCCCTTCCTCAAGATCGTCACTCTATCCGTTATCTCCTTAGCTTCCCTCAGCTTGTGAGTTATGAAGATTATCGCGATCCCCTCTTCCCTGAGCTCCTTGAGGATCCTGAAGAGCTCCCTGCTCTCAATCGGAGTAAGGACGGATGTGGGTTCATCGAATATTATCAGTTTAGGCCTGGATAGGAGGACCTTTATTATCTCAACTCTCTGCTGCACTCCGACGGGCAGATCCTCGACGTTCGCTTCCAGGGGGACCCTGAACTTGAGCCTCTCCATAACATCCTCAGCTCTCCTTTTCACCTCCTCTATCCCCACCCTCTGGAAGGAGCTCAGGTAGAGATAGAAGTTCTCAAGGACGCTCATCGTGGGCACGAGGGAGAACCTCTGATAGACCATGCTTATACCGCTCCTCATCGAGTCCCATGGCCCCTTGAATGAAACAGCCCTTCCGGAGAAGATTATCTCCCCGCTAGTTTGCTTTATCTCCCCATAGAGGATCCTCATGAGCGTAGTTTTCCCAGCCCCGTTCTCCCCTAGGAGGCCGTGGATCTCGCCCTCCGAGGCCTCGAAGTCCACCCCCCTGAGGGCTACCACGCCATCAGGATATACCTTAGTTATCCCCCTCATCTCCACCAATTTCAACGATAACACCTCCAAAAGATGAACCTCCTGAAGAACTGAGCTTCAAGCTATCTGAAGCTAAAAGCCCCATATCTCGTTGAGGGCGCGATAATATAAAAAATTTAAGGGAGAGTTAGCCCTTCTCCAGGGCAGCATCCAGGTTCCCGGCGAGAAGCTCCCTGATTATGGAATCATATTCATCGTGATTAGCTGGCATCTTGAACTTTATCTCTCCCTTCATTATCTTCTCCTTGAGTTCATCGGCTATCCTCTGAGCGTCCCCAGGTATATAAGCCTTCCTCTGCTGATCCACGATCTTCACGACATCATCGGGAGTCATATCCTTCAATTGCTTCGCCTCATAGGCGAGAGTAGCGAACTCCTTCACACCATCGAGGTCCCATACTCCGACTCCTCCTTCCTTGAGTCCAAGAGTCGTTATCCCTCCCTTCCAAGTCCCCTTGACTACCATCTCTATAGCGGTGTAAACAGCGACGTCTACCCTCTTAGCTCCACTCAACGGTATATCCTTCGGGGATATCCATTCCTGACTAGCATCCTGGCCTATAGCTAGGGCTGCGATCTTCCCCTGCCTGGAGTTCCACTCCTTAACGGCGTTGAACATGCCTATATGCGTCAAGCCAGCTAAACCATAGAGGACCTTGACGTCCTGCTGGAGCAGCGTCATGGCAGCGTTGTAGCCAGCTTGAGTATCAGTGAAGGTACCGGTGTACTGCCAGACGAAATCCATCCTCTGTCCCGTGGCCTTCTCATAGTACTTGACACCGTAGAGATAGCCGACGTGGAACTTCCAGAGGGGAGGAATATCCATCCCAGCTACAGCACCCACTTTGTTCCCTCCTAAGGATTTGGCCATCCCCGAAGCTAATACTCCGACAATGGCTGCGCATTCCTGCTCCCTGAACAATATGTCCACCTCATTCTTCCTCGCGATCCCGGTCGTGGAATCTATTAATGCGAACTTCTGATCCGGGAATTTATCAGCTGTCTTGTTCAGAGCATCGGTCCACAGGAACCCTATCAAGACTAAGAGGTCATATTCGCCCCTCTTACTCAGATCCTCAAGTAATGGGACCATGTCCGCGAGTGATTTAGGTGTTAGAGTCTCTATTTCTATACCGAAATCCTTCTGGGCCTTAGTAGCTCCTAGATAGGCCATATCATTGAAGCTGAGATCTCCCCTCCCTCCGACATCGAAGAGTATGGCGACCTTGACCTTCTTAGTGGGCGTCGGTTGAGCTGGCTGAATGAGGAAATAGGCTGCTACCGCAGCCACTATTATGATCAGGATGAGGAGGGCTGCCCCCACTTTACTCAGACCATCTCTCCTCATAAGGGGCACCTCGATGTAGCGGAGCGGAAGCTTAAAAGCTTGGGGATGGGCATCAACTCCGCGATGAGGGCTTTAGTACTCCACGCTCCGAGGGATCTGAGGCTCGAAGACGTTGATGAGAGGAGCCCTGGGAATGGATGGGTCAAAGTGAGGGTCAGGAGAGTCGGTATATGCGGCACGGACAAATCTATTTATCTCGGCGACTACGCGGCGAGGAAGTTACCCATAATATTGGGGCACGAGATCTCGGGCGAGATCGTTGAAGTGGGTGAGGGCGTTGATGAGAGGATTATAGGGCAGAGAGTAACTAGCGAAATCAATTTGAGCTGCGGGGAATGCTCCTTCTGTAAAAGAGGATTGAGGGAGCACTGCTTGAGAAGGGAAGCATTAGGGATAAGCTTAGATGGTGGGATGGCAGAGTACGTGCTGACCAGAGCGGATCTCATCCATCCAATAGGTGATCTGAGCTGGCTTCAGGGTGCATTCATCGAGCCTTTAGCGGCTGCATTGAAGCCATTCTTCCTCATGCCCCCTCCTCCATCATCCAGCATAGCCGTAGTGGGTGTGGGAACGATAGGCCTCCTCTCAGTTCAGATATCAGCGCTTTTCGCCCCTAAGAGGCTCGTAGCTATCTCAAGGAGGAGGGGCAGGAAATCAGAGTTAGCTGAAATATTTGGCGCTGAGTCTATGACCGTTGAGGAGGCTTTAAACTTAAAGGGGGAGTTCGATCTCGTTATAGAGGCATCAGGATCCCCGAATGGCCTTGAAATAGCTCTTAATCTCACTAGGCCCAGGGGAACGATATTCGCTAAATCCACGCACGGTAAGGAGGTTTCATTCGATTACACACGGGCTGTCGTGAATGAGATAACCATACTCGGGAGCAGATGCGGCCCGTTCGATGCAGCAATAGAGCTCCTCAGGAAGGGGAAGGTGAGAGTGGATGAGCTGGTCACATCGGTCTACAAGCTTGAGGATGGAGTAGAGGCCTTCATCAGATCCTTAGATCCGGATGAATTGAAAGTACAGCTGGAATGAGTCAGTAGAGGAAGATGTAATTCACCCCTCTCAGCTTCTCGGATAGGGAGGCCTTGATCCTCCTATAGTAGGCATTCGAGTCCTCCGCACTCATCTTTCCCATCCTTATCCCGGGCTTCTCCCTGAATTTATCGAAGTAAATGAGATCCGATAGACTCTTCACCTCCTTCACCAAGGCTAATATGTCCTCTAAAGCCGCTCCCGGTATTATAGGCCCTATGAACGTGAAAGTCCTTATACCAGCTTCCTTGAGCTTTTGAAGCGTATAAATCCTATCCTTCACGCTGGAGGCCCTCGGCTCCAATGCCCTCCTCAACTCATCATCCAGAGTAATTATAGTGAGGCCCACGCTCGCATCACTGAACCCGCTTATGATATCGAGATCCCTCAAGACCAGACTGGACTTGGTCTGTATTATGATGGGCCAATCCCTCTCCAATAAGAGCTTCAATATCGCCCTGGTTATCGCGAGGGAGGATTCCGCGGGTTGGTAAGCGTCGGTGAGCGAGGATATGTAGACCACACCCCTAGCCTTCCTGAAGATCTCCTTCTCCAGGAGCTCGATGGCGTTCAGCTTAGCGTAAACGTAGCTCCCCCAGGCGCCTGAGTAGCCCATCCTCCTCGTGTAGTATTGAGCGTAACAGTAGGAACATGCATGGGAGCAGCCTATATATGGATTCACGCAATAGTCCCCGATGGAGCTCCTATTCAGTATGCTCTTCGCCCTTATCCCTTCCATTATGATTTTATACTCCGGGCTCACAAAAACTTAACCCATGAAGAAGCTGAAGATACTATCGAGTGACTTCAGGGTCAGGGAGATAAAGGAGCTTGAACTGATATCCGAGGGGTTGCCAGAACATTCTCTCGATTTGAAGGAGATATCAGGTTCCTCTCCCCCGGAGATTTTCGTGGGGAGGTTCGGATACCCCAAGGTTTATGTAGGACCCCTGATACCTCCCTTCCATGGCGATTCCAGGCATTTAGCGATGCCTGAAACCTGGTTCGGGAAGGGGCTCGATGAGATAATAGGTATGAGGATTCAGTTAGTCAGGGGAAAATTGAAGGTAGATGTGAGGGCTCAGGATAGATTAGTTGAGGAAATGAGGGAAGCCATGCTCTCAGAGAGCTCCGTTCAAGCTGAAGCTAAGTTGAAGAATAGACCTAGGGGCTATATATTCTCAGAGGATTTTCAGCCCTTCGGACCCTCAGCCCTCCTGGAGGAACTGAGAATGGAGCCTGGCAGGGCTGATCACAGGATAGAGAGGCTCTACTACGATAGGGATGCTGCAGCAGCTGAGGCGATCGAGGAGCTCTACTCCTCCGGGCTCCCAGTCTCAAGGATACAGCAGAGTTTGAGCGCTGGACTCTTAGGAAGGAGGAGGAAGTTCGTCCCCACTAGATGGGCGATAACTGCAGTCGATGATCAAGTATCGAGGCATTTAATCGATAAGATAAGGGATATGCAGGAGATCGGGGAGTATAGAGTGTACTTGGGGGAGTACCTGAACAATAGATGGGCCATAATAATGATCCCCGGCCCTTGGAGCTACGAATCGATAGAGGCCTGGTTCCCGGGTATAATCACGGATTCCCTAGCTATAGCTGGCGACTTCGAGCCCTTCTGGGGTAGGCGTGAGTACGCTAGCATGGGGGGTTGCTACTACGCTGGCAGGCTCGCGGTCTCCGAGGAGCTCATGAGGATGGGGAGGCAGGCATCAGTCCTCATACTCAGGGAAGCTTACCCGGGCTACGTGCCGATAGGCGTGTGGAACGTGAGGGAGAGCGTGAGGAACGTCCTGAGGGGGAGGCCAGAGGTATTATCTAGCTTGGATGAATGCCTCAAAATAGTTAAAGGATGGCTCTCCCTCCCGATCAAAGTATGGATGAATAATTCGAGGCTCCTTAAGGTGAAAGCCCGTCAAATCAGCTTGGAGGACTTCCTCTAGATTTTTAAATGATTAAAATCGATCTTAGGGGGATCTGAGGTGGATGAGTGCGCTGTATGCGGGAGGAGGGGTGTGAGCTTGCTATGGGCCCGTCATAAGGAGAGGGGAGGGATCTGGATCTGTGCTGAATGCTGGAAGAAATTATATGAGGATAATATGCTAGTTTATGGATCCGGGGAGTCAGGGTGCTCCTGCTGAATTAAGATATCTTACCCCTCGGAAGCTTCAAAGAACCTATTATGAGCGGTATCAGTAGCAGAGATGCTAATGAGAAGAGGAATGGAGCGGAGAATCCGTAAATCAGCCCTCCTACAGCTGACATAGTGCCGGAGAGGCTCCCCTCGACGAGCCCATTTATAGCGTTTATCTTGCCCCTGACCTCCTCGCTAGTCAGATCGAAGAGTAGAGCTTGAGAAGCGGGCGAAGATGCGAAGATGACGTTCACGATCAGAGCTATAGAGAAGGAGAGAGGGTCCCTAGCTAGGGAAATGAGGAGAAGTCCGAGGCAGGCTGATAGATAGCCTAGAGCCATCGTAAGATTTCTACCGATCCTATCGGTGAGGTAGCCCGAGATGAGAAGGGAGATCGTTGATATAATCGCTGTCAATGTCGATAGCAATCCCCAGAGTTCTAGGGAGAGGCCCAAGTATTTCACAGCGTACACCTGGAGATAAGGATAAGCCATATTGTAGATCCCGACGACAGAGGAGCTTATCGCTATGAGCTTCCCCAGATCCCCTCTCATGAATCTCAGGGCATTCCTATACTCCTTGATAGCGTGTCCAAAGCTAAGTTCAGTTCTTGAGCTGTATGTCTCAACGAGGAGGAGCCTGATTATCCCAGCTAGCAGGGTAGAGAGGGAGACCAGGAGGAAGAGGATCCTCATCCCCCTCTCCAGCCCCTGGGAGGATACCACTAAAGTGGCCAGGGGTGGACCAGCTAGCCCCAGGAGCTGCGAGGGGGCGTTCATCAGGGAGACGCCAGAGCCCCTCCTCTCGCTCGGGAGTATATCACCCACCAGAGCCATGAGGGCCGGCTGGTACATGAGGGCTAAAGAGCATATGAAATTCCCGATCAATAGAAACCTCCAATCAGGTGCGAATACGAATATTAAATTGGAGAATGCGTATAAGATCGTCATTGGTACGATAACCCTTTTCCTTCCCAGGACGTCTGCTAAATATCCCCCGAAGAGCCTCGAGACCGATAGCGTGACCATGGAGACTAAGTTTATCAATCCCACATCCACTATGCTCCCCCCGAGCTCTAGGATGAACAGTGAGAAGTAGACATTTACGGCTGATGTGAAGGGGTTCATGAGGGCCCATGTCACCGTTATTATTATGAAATTCCTCCTCGAGTTCACAGGAGGCGCCTGAACCTCTAGTTAAAAAACTTAACATCCATGGAACTCGGAGCCCCCGAGCGACCGTGACTCATAGCCCCTTGATGGGATGGGAGGGCCATCCCTCAGCCAGACCATCGGGATCATATGCCACTAGTCCCCCGACTATTGTGAGGGATGCTCTAATTCCCGAGATATCGTAACGGTTCAGGGACCAGGGACTGCTATCTAGGAGCGTTAAATTGGCTTCAGACCCTATGCTCAGCTCAGGGGAGTACATTTTGAGAGCCTGATCCAAGCTTAAAGGCTTTACTCCGAGTTCTCCACCAGTCAAAGCGGCTTCAATGCTCATCCAAGGGTTCTCGGGCTCGACTGGGGCATCGCTGCTCCCCCTAATTTTCAATCCCACCTCGAGCATATCCGAGAATCTGTAAGCATATTTGACCCTCTCCCCGAGCCTCTTCCCGAGCCACCAGTCCGAGATGGTGAAGTGAGGTTGGACAGCTATGAGTTGGGGCTTAGCTTTAGATAACCTCTCTAATAGGTCCTGAGGGATCAGGGAGGCATGTTCTATCCTCAAATTATTAGCTCCCATCTCCAGGGCTTTTATCACTTCCTCGAGGGCCCTATCCCCTATCGCATGCACAGCGAGCACTTTGCCCCTCTCAGCCAGGGAGCGTGAGAGGGCATAAATCTCCTTCCACCCCTTGAGTAGGACTCCGAAGTTCCCAGGGTCATCCTCATATTCCTCTCTGAGGGCAGCAGTCCTCGCTCCGAAGCTACCATCAGCGTAAACCTTCACTCCATCAACTGAGGCATCATCTGAGCTCAGCCCCTCTGAGAGGTAGAGCCTCACTCTTATAGGCGCTTCTACGCTCTTGAGGATCCTGAGTTCCTCTAACGAGGCATCCATGCTGTGAACTTCAGTTATTCCGTAGCTCAGAAGTCTTTTCATCGCCTTCAGGAGGGAAAGCTTGTTAATAGAGGATCTAACCTTCCTAATAGCGGAATAGAGCTCATCCTCGAATAAAAGATCCTTCCCTATCCCCAGCTCCTTCATGGCCCTCGAATTCAGCACGCCGGCGTGCAAGCATATCCTAGTGAGAAGCAGGGGGTTCTCCGGGCATATATCATCTAGATCCTCTTTCCTAGGATATCTTCCATCCCTGAAATTCTCCTGGTCCCATCCATGCCCTATTATCCATTCTCCAGGCTTAGAGACCCTCACCCTAGATTTAACTGCTTCCCTGAGCTCATCGATGCTCCTAATACCCCTAAGGTCGAGGCTCCTCATCGAGAGGGCGTAGCTGAGTAGATGCATGTGCGAGTCAACTAAACCTGGTATGAGGACTCTTCCATCAGCATCCAGGAACTTGGCCCTCCCCCTGTACTTCTCGCAGGTGTCTGAAGTGCCAAAATCCAGTATCTTCCCATCTTCAATTATTAAGCAACTCCTCTCATAGCTCCCCATTATCCTCGCGTTCTCAATAGCTAGCAAATTATCACCACTCAACTTCGGATCGAGAGGATAAAAAATCAGAAGTCCATGGAATTTACTATTTCATCGGGTAGCTCCGGGCAGTTGAACCTGAGCCAGATCTTACTCTCCTCTATCTCAGCTCTCAGGAGTTCTTCGAACTCCTTCATGCTGTAATAACTGGTTGGCTTGAGTTCCTTGAGCCTCGAATCGCTCAGCCCCGGGACCTTCCTCGGGACGAGCACTTTATCTCCCCAGAAGGGATGGGGCTCATATTCCACCACTCCCCTAGAGGATTGAAGGATGAAGAGCTCATCCTCCTCAATAGTGGGCTTAGATCCTCCCCTCACCCTGATCCTCCCATCAGATTCCTCGAATATAGGCTCCGGAACTGAGATCTTCACCCCTTTTATCTCCCTCTCTACCCACTTATACTCAGCGCCCACCCTACCGGTAGTGACGAAGACGTAAACCTCCACATCCCTCCTCCTCAGCATCTCATAAAATCTGAGCACGTGCATAGAATCGCTTACCCCTATTGTAAACTCTGAAAACCTTGGAACATATCTTACTTTCCCTACGAGCTCCTTTGCCTGAGCTGGATGTCCTATGGTCTTCCCATCCGCCAGGAACTTCGCTGCTATAGCTGGATCCCTCACCCTCATCCAAGCGTAAGACGTGAAGTAGCTCGGGGAGAGGAATATAGCTGTAGTCAGGGGCCCGCTAGATACTACATCATCGAAGAAACCCGTGTCCTCCAGGTATAGAACGGTCCTAGAATTCCTGTTAGGCTTGCCGAAGTAAGTGAATAGCTCCCCCTTGAATGAGGGCATCCCCCTCTCATCGAACTCGGTGTTCTCGTGAAGGGCCCTGCTGCTCATAGCCCCCCTCCACATAGCTGTCTGCGTCTCATCTAGGTCCTCGGTCTTAGTCCAGGCCCCCCTCTCAGATCCATAGACCCTTTCATCGCATATAGCTATGATATCATCGTTCTTAATCACCTGATCCTTCACGAATTCAAGGGGATTTATGCCGAATCTCTCGATGAATATCCTCGAGTTCCTCTCATCCCAGGCGTAAAAACTGTGAGTAGATTTCCCGCTCCCCGTAAGTCCCCATATAGCCATAACAACCCTTCTCCAGCTCCCATCCCCCATCTTGACGGTGAACTCCCTCAGAGCCGCGTGCTCCCCAGTGCATCCCTTACCATAGACGAAGTTGATCCAGTGGCAGAGGACCCCCTTCTTGACCTCCCCCTGGTAAGAGGATACGGTCACTATAGTGAGGTTCGCGTAGGGGAACCTTATCACCATCATCATGTTCTCAGTACCGGGTATCTTGGGGTTTCCGAGGTAGTGGGGGATCACGAAGAGCTCGGCATCCGGATCTCCATCAGGAGGCGCTGGAAAAACTAGCTGAGACCATCTATACGCTATATCGGGGAACTGAGGGTCAACGTAGACTCTCGCATGCATCTGAACTTTGGTCCCGGGCTTCCCAACGTAACCATCGACTTTTATCAGGGGGCCCTGAGCGAGTATGTGCTCCAGGACCCTGAGCATGAGGAGCTTATGCTCGTACTTAAGCTCCCCATCATCATCAACTACTGATGTGTTGGCCGCTGATCTGCTCCAGATATTAGAAGCCCATCCCCAGGCGCCGTTCCTGTACTGGTTCCCATATAGTTTGGCCCTCTCGAAGAGATCCGGAGGGTTATCGAGTATCGGAATGAGACCAGCTTTCCTCTTCATTTCAACGATTTTTCTGAAGGCCTCCCTGAAGCTATCAGGGTTCAGATCCTCCAGAGGTGGTATGGGGCTCATCGGTCTGCTAGTCAGTTAAGTTATAAAAATTATGACGTTGGCCAATATTATGACGTTGCCTCCCGAATCGCTCCGAAGAGCTCCCTTATATCCACTTCACTGAGGACCCCGTAGCTTATCCTGAAGTACTCCTTCCCTCCTCTGAACGCGGCTGCAGGCACTATCCCCACAACCGGATCCCGATTGAGTAGCTTCATCGCTAACTCATTAGAGTCAGGCACATTGGGATGCATTGAATAGAGGTAAAATGCACCTCTCGGCTCCGGGAATATCAATCCAGCTTTCCTAGCTTCCCTAATCACCTCATCCTTCAGTTTGGCGTAATGCTCCCTCACCCTCCGGAAGTAATCATCGCTCGCAGCTTCTATCATCTTCATTATAATGAACTGGGAGATCTCGGATACGCCAGCCGTCATCAAGTAGAGGATCCTACCGACCAGCTCGGGCCTCTCAGCTCCCCAGTATATGTAACCTATCCTGAGCCCTGGTAAGGCGAAGGTCTTGCTGAAAGTATCCGCTATGATATCCCCAACAACCTCGACTCTCTCCCCGAAGTATATCTGGGAGTAAGCTGCATCGTTTATCAGCAACACATTCCTCCTCCTCAGCTCATCCCAGAGATCCATCAGCTCAGAGTTAGGTTGGACGAAGCCTGTCGGATTATTGGGGTAGTTTATCAGGACCCCTGAGACACCTTCCAATTTACTCGTGACCTCATTGACGAGATCTTCAGCCAGAGGATCGTACGTTGAGATCTGATACCCGAATTCGCTCGCATGCTCGAAGTACTGGGGGAAGCCGGGGGCTGGGACGAGTATCCTCCCCCTCCTGATCTTAGATGCAGCTAAAGCTGATATCAGCAAGGATTGAGCTCCTCCGTTCGTTATGAATATCCTATCCTTCTCGAGATCTCTCCCCAAAAATTCGCTCCCGAAATGGGATATGCTCTCCCTAGCAGCTTCAGTCCCGACGAATGGCAGGTACTTCCTGCCCATCTCCCCGATCCCCAATTCCCTCAACTGGACCGGTGGCTCGTGAGAGGGCTCACCTATGTGGGCATTTATTACCCTCTTCCCCTCGCTCTCCTTCCTCCTGCAGGCATCGAATACATCCCTTATCGTCAGCATACGTATTCACTCACCTGTAGATTAAGACGATATCCCCTACGCTCGCGTTGAGGTCAGCGGCTACAACTGGACATTTAACTAAGAGCATGTGAAATATCCCATTGAAATCCCCCAAAATCTCGTAGTTCCCCTGGCCCTTCGATATCACGAGGTCATGCT
The sequence above is drawn from the Candidatus Korarchaeum cryptofilum OPF8 genome and encodes:
- a CDS encoding ABC transporter permease — protein: MIEDLLSLTSQALVAMIPLLLASVGEIVTERSGVVNIGLEGILILSAFVSSLVTFSTNDPYLGLLAGALSGLSAGLLHGFISVYLRGDQIIAGVGFNTFAYGISILGLINTWGHHGASPMVSKIPFFGAPLYISPLLPIALIIAIICWFWLFRTSSGLRLRACGEDPRAAEAMGVNVLRTRFLATLLGATLTGIGGAYIVVGWIGQFTRYISAGRGFIALAIVALSGWNPALSIAGSFIFGFFDAISLYLPVKIQLINPGLNLTSLSYIFRIIPYLGVLIIVSSLFRRGRAPRDLGRPYIKE
- a CDS encoding ABC transporter permease, whose translation is MRRIILEVSLSIILSFFIGYIMLILMGYDANIVFSIVIREGLSNPTYLMIRSTPLILTALAFSIPSLVGVFNIGGEGQFYLGALASLLIAYVTGNPLLSMLIGMAAGGLLSALIALIKVKRGVNEVVTSIMFNWMIYFSLLYLISTYLFDPLMPYQSVSVPKAARIDYLRIQSLSIPIIFPIAVLTSLAMYFLIYHSALGYRMRVVGISPRTARYAGFNPESSIIISMIIGGAMSGLGGSLLILGHTHAIDSTMSGLYGMGFAGIGAGLLGRNNPIGIILSSIFLSMLLIGGEAAELRARVPTELADALIGMIVIVLSVPYLVRILRVRR
- a CDS encoding ABC transporter ATP-binding protein, producing MKLVEMRGITKVYPDGVVALRGVDFEASEGEIHGLLGENGAGKTTLMRILYGEIKQTSGEIIFSGRAVSFKGPWDSMRSGISMVYQRFSLVPTMSVLENFYLYLSSFQRVGIEEVKRRAEDVMERLKFRVPLEANVEDLPVGVQQRVEIIKVLLSRPKLIIFDEPTSVLTPIESRELFRILKELREEGIAIIFITHKLREAKEITDRVTILRKGERVGTYETPSVSEEELAIMMVGRGIVPAKRSASSPGGEVMRVEDLWVRDDRGLHAVKGVSFELHEGEIFGIAGVQGNGQLELAEALAGMRRAERGRILLDGRDITDLPAEARYREGLAYIPDSRAVGLVLEMNLMENSILTSLRSFLGRGGRIIWPLASGRAGEIIERFNIVGSVRSQVKYLSGGNQQRLLVGREIIKAPKVLIVSEPTQGLDVAATEFIRSTLLKFREEGRSIILISSDLDEIFELCDRIAVIYEGKFVGIERSENLTLERLGLLMGGVNA
- a CDS encoding BMP family lipoprotein, whose translation is MRRDGLSKVGAALLILIIIVAAVAAYFLIQPAQPTPTKKVKVAILFDVGGRGDLSFNDMAYLGATKAQKDFGIEIETLTPKSLADMVPLLEDLSKRGEYDLLVLIGFLWTDALNKTADKFPDQKFALIDSTTGIARKNEVDILFREQECAAIVGVLASGMAKSLGGNKVGAVAGMDIPPLWKFHVGYLYGVKYYEKATGQRMDFVWQYTGTFTDTQAGYNAAMTLLQQDVKVLYGLAGLTHIGMFNAVKEWNSRQGKIAALAIGQDASQEWISPKDIPLSGAKRVDVAVYTAIEMVVKGTWKGGITTLGLKEGGVGVWDLDGVKEFATLAYEAKQLKDMTPDDVVKIVDQQRKAYIPGDAQRIADELKEKIMKGEIKFKMPANHDEYDSIIRELLAGNLDAALEKG
- a CDS encoding MDR/zinc-dependent alcohol dehydrogenase-like family protein, with the protein product MRALVLHAPRDLRLEDVDERSPGNGWVKVRVRRVGICGTDKSIYLGDYAARKLPIILGHEISGEIVEVGEGVDERIIGQRVTSEINLSCGECSFCKRGLREHCLRREALGISLDGGMAEYVLTRADLIHPIGDLSWLQGAFIEPLAAALKPFFLMPPPPSSSIAVVGVGTIGLLSVQISALFAPKRLVAISRRRGRKSELAEIFGAESMTVEEALNLKGEFDLVIEASGSPNGLEIALNLTRPRGTIFAKSTHGKEVSFDYTRAVVNEITILGSRCGPFDAAIELLRKGKVRVDELVTSVYKLEDGVEAFIRSLDPDELKVQLE
- a CDS encoding SPL family radical SAM protein, whose product is MEGIRAKSILNRSSIGDYCVNPYIGCSHACSYCYAQYYTRRMGYSGAWGSYVYAKLNAIELLEKEIFRKARGVVYISSLTDAYQPAESSLAITRAILKLLLERDWPIIIQTKSSLVLRDLDIISGFSDASVGLTIITLDDELRRALEPRASSVKDRIYTLQKLKEAGIRTFTFIGPIIPGAALEDILALVKEVKSLSDLIYFDKFREKPGIRMGKMSAEDSNAYYRRIKASLSEKLRGVNYIFLY